One part of the Sphingopyxis sp. TUF1 genome encodes these proteins:
- a CDS encoding NAD-dependent deacylase, which produces MSEIRNIVILTGAGVSAESGIDTFRDAGGLWEQHRVEDVATPEGFARDPDLVLRFYDMRREAIQSKQPNAAHHALARLDAEWPGELLIVTQNVDDLHERAGAQRLIHMHGTHLNAWCTGCDVRSSWTAPLIDRPPCPACGVAGHLRPDIVWFGEMPYRMDEIYHALNRADLFVSIGTSGAVYPAAGFVREARASGARTLELNMEPSQGSHWFDEARHGRATWRVPEWVEEMLGG; this is translated from the coding sequence TTGAGTGAAATCCGGAATATCGTCATCCTGACCGGCGCCGGTGTTTCGGCCGAAAGCGGCATCGACACGTTTCGCGACGCCGGCGGATTATGGGAACAGCACCGCGTCGAAGATGTGGCAACGCCCGAGGGCTTTGCCCGCGACCCCGATCTTGTCCTGCGCTTTTACGACATGCGGCGCGAGGCGATCCAGTCGAAACAGCCCAACGCCGCGCACCACGCGCTCGCGCGCCTCGATGCCGAATGGCCGGGCGAACTGCTGATCGTCACGCAGAATGTCGACGACCTGCACGAACGCGCGGGCGCGCAGCGGCTCATCCATATGCACGGCACGCATCTGAACGCCTGGTGCACCGGCTGCGACGTGCGCAGCTCGTGGACTGCCCCGCTGATCGACCGGCCGCCGTGTCCGGCGTGCGGCGTCGCCGGGCATCTGCGCCCCGACATCGTCTGGTTCGGTGAGATGCCCTATCGGATGGACGAGATTTATCATGCGCTCAATCGCGCCGACCTGTTCGTGTCGATCGGCACCTCGGGCGCGGTCTATCCCGCCGCGGGGTTCGTGCGCGAGGCGCGCGCGTCGGGCGCCCGCACGCTCGAACTCAACATGGAACCGAGCCAGGGCAGCCACTGGTTCGACGAGGCACGGCACGGCCGTGCGACCTGGCGGGTGCCCGAGTGGGTCGAAGAGATGCTTGGCGGTTGA